The Lacerta agilis isolate rLacAgi1 chromosome 5, rLacAgi1.pri, whole genome shotgun sequence genome has a segment encoding these proteins:
- the NDUFB8 gene encoding NADH dehydrogenase [ubiquinone] 1 beta subcomplex subunit 8, mitochondrial, protein MAFGGAAVRLRPLQLLRPLAWKAAAPSGARAASDTPKVLLPGPYPKTPEERAAAAKKYNMRLEDYEPYPDDGMGYGDYPKLPDRSQHERDPYYQWDHPELRRNYGETLHWDFDMFIRNRVDTTPTLVPRNTMFKYLFGFIGFMGFMFLLGEIFPSYQPVGPKQFPYGNLHVEQGGDPSETPVVKHYEI, encoded by the exons ATGGCGTTCGGCGGCGCCGCTGTCCGGCTGCGGCCTCTCCAGCTCCTGCGGCCGCTGGCGTGGAAGGCGGCGGCTCCGAGCGGCGCCCGTGCCG CTTCGGACACGCCAAAAGTCTTGCTGCCTGGGCCTTACCCCAAAACTCCGGAGGAACGGGCAGCTGCGGCAAAAAAGTACAACATGAGACTGGAGGACTATGAACCTTATCCAGATGATGGCATGGG TTATGGTGACTATCCCAAGCTTCCTGACCGATCCCAACATGAGAGAGATCCTTATTATCAGTGGGACCATCCTGAGTTAAGGCGTAACTACGGCGAGACA CTGCATTGGGATTTTGATATGTTCATTCGGAACCGGGTTGACACAACTCCCACTCTCGTGCCCCGGAACACAATGTTTAAGTACCTCTTCGGCTTCATTGGCTTCATGGGCTTCATGTTTCTTCTTGGCGAGATATTTCCATCCTACCAGCCTGTG GgcccaaagcaatttccctatGGCAACCTGCATGTGGAACAAGGGGGGGATCCCAGCGAAACACCTGTGGTGAAACACTATGAAATATAA
- the WNT8B gene encoding protein Wnt-8b: MFWTGSYPGTLFLLSFFHFSYPWSVNNFLMTGPKAYLIYSSSVAAGAQSGIEECKFQFAWDRWNCPERALQLSSHGGLRSANRETAFVHAISSAGVMYTLTRNCSLGDFDNCGCDDSRNGQLGGQGWLWGGCSDNVGFGEAISKQFVDALETGQDARAAMNLHNNEAGRKAVKGTMKRTCKCHGVSGSCTTQTCWLQLPEFREVGTYLKEKYHKGLKVDLLQGAGNSAASRGAIAETFSSISKKELVHLEDSPDYCLENKTLGLLGTEGRECLKRGKALSKWEKRSCQRLCGDCGLAVEERRAEMVSSCNCKFHWCCAVRCEQCRKRVTKYYCVRKEKRERGGGSSASRKLKRKQP, encoded by the exons GTCAGTGAATAATTTCCTGATGACTGGTCCCAAG GCATACCTCATCTACTCCAGCAGCGTTGCAGCCGGCGCACAGAGTGGGATCGAGGAATGCAAGTTCCAGTTTGCTTGGGATCGCTGGAACTGCCCAGAGAGAGctttgcagctctccagccaCGGAGGACTGCGTAGTG CAAACCGAGAAACAGCCTTCGTCCATGCAATCAGCTCCGCTGGAGTTATGTACACACTGACACGTAACTGCAGCCTGGGCGACTTTGACAATTGTGGATGCGATGATTCGCGCAACGGGCAACTTG gAGGACAAGGATGGCTGTGGGGAGGCTGCAGTGACAATGTGGGCTTTGGGGAGGCCATTTCAAAGCAGTTTGTGGACGCACTTGAGACAGGGCAGGACGCCAGAGCAGCGATGAACCTGCATAATAACGAGGCTGGCAGAAAG GCAGTGAAAGGGACCATGAAGAGGACCTGCAAATGCCATGGGGTCTCCGGCAGCTGCACCACGCAGACCTGCTGGCTGCAGCTGCCCGAGTTTCGAGAAGTAGGGACCTACCTGAAGGAGAAATACCACAAAGGGCTGAAGGTCGACTTGCTCCAAGGGGCAGGCAACAGTGCCGCCAGCCGGGGGGCGATTGCGGAAACCTTCAGCTCCATCTCCAAGAAAGAGCTGGTCCATCTGGAGGACTCCCCCGACTACTGCCTGGAGAACAAGACTCTGGGCTTGCTGGGGACGGAGGGCCGGGAGTGCCTGAAGAGGGGCAAGGCTTTGAGCAAGTGGGAAAAACGCAGCTGCCAGCGTCTGTGCGGGGACTGTGGGCTGGCCGTGGAGGAGCGGCGAGCCGAGATGGTGTCCAGCTGCAACTGCAAGTTCCACTGGTGCTGCGCCGTCCGGTGCGAGCAGTGCCGCAAGCGCGTCACCAAATATTACTGCGTGCGCAAGGAGAAGCGGGAACGTGGCGGGGGCAGCTCGGCCTCCCGCAAACTCAAAAGGAAGCAGCCCTAA